Within Tenebrio molitor chromosome 3, icTenMoli1.1, whole genome shotgun sequence, the genomic segment GGATCACTTctgtagtccaaatatggaaataaaaaaaaatcgggactcccccataaagatacattggtctgaaggtgcactctttgaactgcgtgttcagtgtttattgttatttatggtgtagatgattgtggaaaataataacgtaacgGTACATAATACACTATTACATTAAAACAAAactatactgggtgccccaaaattcgcggaacaacgtagtagtatgttgttaagtagtcattaagatatcaggtaaaaatgtttaaaaaaatcaatcgtcttttttgtagaagatgtggacctattcgttacaataaatgtggcaacatttaaaaacattctatgcatcccaatagtctgcaaatatttaatttttttgtatccatggaaatgagagggaaaaatcaaagccatgttgccgtacACTATTTGAGataaaacgaacataaaattactactcggaaatgctggaaataatgaagaaaataattgcaaacctgatcacaatcgttcagaattattaggccactggctagtaaaagacaaatagtcaaaatctgttttaatatttaaaataaatgagatcaaagctgcaccttttgagcccccatatcttcaaatctaagaggtatataatttttttattatttttctcatcattttctaacatgagttgacattgcctcattgagttgttccgcgaattttggggcacccagtataaaagaaagaagattagaacttaataataattatctcAACTCTCTAAAGACAACATTAAGAAGCATGACAATCTAATAAAAGataaaagaaatatatttatatagttatttactttttttttaatccgcGACATAATCCGTTTTATTTCAATGAGAAAACTTAAGACATTACATTAACtactatatttatttaaattacgaattcgatttttcttttctttttcgcAAATACGAGTACATATATCTATGATCTCATCAATGTCATAGATTGAAACATTAAAGTATATTCGAGATTAATTGTGTGGAcgtttttgcaaaatgttggatagattatgaaaattttttgagtGATTTTTCGGTAGATTTTATGCGAATTCGGTAGATCTACCAAAAATTCGGTAGATCTGGGAACGCTGCGACTGTTCTTTTATCTCTTACATTTTCAAAGCTGTTTTAAAAACGCATGTTTCTAGTTTTACGCTGAAAAGAGAAGCCGGAAACGCCCAGATAATAAATCTACCCCCTAATGATGATAGTACAATACAGCACAAGTGTCTGCTGATAGGTTGTGACGGGCTTCGTTGGTGTTCTCCCAAGGACCCGGTGTTtccgaagaaaattatttgattgAGACGTAAAAACGGACCGGgtaaaataagaatttactCGATTTGACGATTGTCGACCGTCCAAAAGGGTTATGGTCATGACCATTCTGACCATATGGGTGTATCCGCCACTGGGGCGACAACTAGAATAACGTTCGGGGGAGGTGCCGGGTGTTATCGGGGAATACGAGGGctgtgagagagagagagagagagagagagagagagagagagagagagagagagagagagagagcgTAGTATTCAGTTAGGGccttaattattgtaaatttgagttttgtttattcattcTTATGTCATGttgtataaaatttaacaattagaaaaaattatggTGTGCCATCGTTTGTGGATGAGTTTTGGAGGTTTTACTCATCCCATTTACAGTGgttgttattattttcacgTTTTAGTCTCTCGATGTCGTgttgttcatttatttattgtatttgttGTGTTTTGTTCGATCTCATGGCTAGTGTAGGTACCTACATAAATTGTGTTGTTATGTATTTGTTTGTCTGTTTTACATCAAACACCgctgtaaatgaaaacgagAACGTATTTATTCGTatatttgcaaattaaatACAGGAGTCCTTCCACCGATTtatgtacatacttatttttatttcgaagtttGTCCACTCTGCAGGTCCGCCATTTGCAATTTCGAGGTAGTCTTCCGCCATTTTGTATAAAACACACAACGTACGGGTTTCCTAGGGTTTTTACCGTTTCTATGACGATCACGACTTGGCCATTTGTTCATTTTCGCgggttttatttgatttttcaatttgcgCGGAACTGGCGATACTTGGGTTTACATTACAAGgttttgttagaaaataattatgtgACCCAATATCCGAGAATTTTTACTATTACACGTAAATTGCCTATGTAGGTATataccaaaatccattctacacccgTGTATATTATAATAATCATATTGCACTGTATTCATTAGACGTATTTTTCTAAAGTATGAATTTTCTTCAGAACAAGAGGGTTGCTCCAATGATAGCACGTATTGTGTCCACTTTAATCTGCGATTTTTCGTTACCccaaatgtaatttatttcggAAAATACCGTTTCAACAAAAGCATTGCTTCCTGGGAGGCATTTCTTAGGACCAATAACTTTCTTCATATTGGCTTCGAtgttactatttttattacaatactTATGTGTcattcattaatattttatgactttttgaagaaatttaaaatcggGGACAAAAATAACCAGGGACATAGAACTTGTTTCGGGGACTATCCCGACAAATCGGGGACGAATGGTCACCTTATGCCCGGAACCCACTTGCTCCACGCCACGCGATACTACGCTACACGACAGAAATGTGTACAGAAATTTAACAAAGATTTGAATGCAATGCGTACTCATTTGTTCCATGCTCTCCGACAACACGCCACACGACGTGGGACGACGTTTGCTCGATCCAACCGTCCAGACTTTTTAGTTCTGTGCTTTTTAGTAAGCGTGTTGAAGCGTGTCCTTGCTTCTTCTGCCCCACAGTAGAGATTTTTATACAGGATGAGTGAAATTTTACCGCGCGatcgaaaacacccacttctaatcgatttaaaattgtcaaaaagttcaggaatgattgtatatcgctgtagaacattctgtattttttttttaatgaaacaggtaacaGCAAGTGGGTTCCCGGCATTACCCTAGACTCGCTCTCTCGCCGATCAACTTCAACCACGGCACCATCAACCACGCCGTTCACCATTTGTTATTGTTACTCATTGTTATCCTCTACCGTTATTTGCTATTcattattgttgtttgttaTCATTCGTTATCGTTACATTAAACACCAAAAACCATATCGAACCGCCTCATTCTTTCCGGACCCGCAAGAACTCCACAGGTTGTTTACTTTTGGGAAAACAGCTAAATTTTTAGGATTCTGCCTTGTTTTTTAAGACGCCAATTATCCCAGTCCAGAAGTAACATTTTAAGTAACTACTGTGATACAACAAATTCGCTCCAGAAATATGATAAGATCAATTCGGTGGTCTGACATTGACAATGACGTTTTGAAAGCTGTTGTATAACAAAAGTGATGACAAATCACGAAAAAATTGGCGGAGAGACTCTATAAATATCTCTCAACAAGTTTCTTTTCTCAGCAAAAAACTAatcgtttttgaaaaaatattaactggAGGCTCTATTGACAGTGAGTATGTTATGATCTCAAAAGAGAGTTGTCGTTAAAACCTAGGTATTACTAAGTGGATAATAGCAAAATCTTGAGAAATTCCTTTTGGATTGTAAGCGTAGAGAAGCAGTTATGATGGTTACATTACCACGTTCATTTCAAGAAAGTGTCTGCAATGTAATTGTACTTTAGAGTGGTAGAAGTATTATTCTACTGATTTTCACACCAGCATCTGTATCTGTTGTCAAGACCCAACAACAAAGAAAAACGACAAATAAGACGATCCAATAAACGTAAACCTAATCTGTTTACGATtctaaacgaaaaaataaagtcggaaACGTTTTCCCCTAATTACAAGTTTTTGACTCAAgcgaaatacatttttcaacataattcccaacaaaaaataaccaaaACTCGTACAAATGCAATTTACGTTTGCaaactttatttaataattttatgcatTTTCAGTgggaaaatttaatcaaaacttTGCTCGTTGACCCATTCaaacttttaattaaacatcCAGAGACGGAAggaaaaaaatcgaacaaaCGCCGTACCTACATTTCCTAACGTGTTTTGTTCGCAGACGTGCTTCCGAAAGCCATAAAACCATCCTTTCGCGACACATTGCCCACTCGCTCGTTCGTAATTTCCTGTCGGGACTCGATAAAGTATCGATCCGCACAGCAGCTGGACCAATTAGCGGATGATCTCGTTGACTGAATCTAGACGGATTCTGCGGCCGAAACTAAACTAATTTGAGAAGTTTAAGAAAAGTTACGGAAGATTGGAAGCTTTAAAGTGGGCGATTAAATTCTCGCAGAAGGGGAGGAAATTGACAAGAGTTCAATTCCATCCTGCATACACCCTCCAGTCTGCTCCTGTTTGCCTGGAAATTCCGAAAGCGGGTTCGAGGGAGGTGGGCGCAGCAATCGATACTTTAACAGAAGGGACCGCCGTTATACGGCATATTGTTCATTTAAACAAGCCCTAACGATACACCAATTAAAATCATAATTGAGTTGTTTAGCcacgatcaaaatttaaaacgataaagacacacAACTCTGCGAGCCGCTTAATCGACGCAATTAACCCGACAATTAATTCAAGGATGTTTAAGGCCTTTGCACCATGTAAATGAACGACTGACAATTAATTCATATTCGATTCTGTGTTTTCGAAAGTCTTAGCGAAAGGTTCTACACGACTAGCAACAGTTGAGCGATATTATGACTTGACTCACCAGAAATGAGAGACGTTGCCAGTAATATAAGAACGGAATTAATTACCAACTTCATTTTGCACACATTACGCGACAAAGATGAATTTGAACGATCGAGAAGCTGATTCTGTGAGTATAAACGGCACCGTGCAAATAATCGTCGGGCTTTCGCGGCAGTGCCATTGCGCATGCTTTTGTATGAATACTAATTACAGGATTAGGgcaaaattgcaaattaaatcGCAAAATTTGACTAATTGGCAGGCAACGGGTACGGCAGGAATTAAATTGGACGCCAACAAAATGCGAATCCCACCtgattcatttttaaaaaggtcaGATTAGAGCCAGCTCCAAATGTACAGATTTTTTGCCACTTGTAGCAAGAAAAATACGCAATTTTTTGGGCAGTTTAAATCTCTAATGACATGATTGTGGCCTACCTAATGAGTTTATACATTTTGCCAAACTTTTTGACTGACTGCAGTAAGATATTCATTGTGTGGTGCAAAAATTAGGAAACTGTTgcttttcttatttattaaaaacttataaaaataaacaatacaaaCGTTTTGTGTGTAAATGGACGGACTGCTTCAAGTAGAAAATATACAAAGCTTGTTCATAAAACAccttataaaacaaaaattaaataaacttaTACACTATGTTAAAAACTATTGTACTCAATAGTGTTGTTGTGAAAATTCCATTTCTGCTAGCTCCAGACTGAAAAACAAGTAGATAACACATcattcttattttattttttttttaacttacaaTTATGTAATAGTTGCATCTGTCCCCTTTGCAGCATTCTGAACACTTCCAGTCCTGGTACCAAATATGTGTGCACAGCGGCATATTTGATTTTCTGTAATTAGCGCATTTATCTTTGGTGGAGcacttttttgaaacataGTATTGCTTCAAAGCTCCCTGCTGCCAGTATGGGGTACTACCCCATCTGATTTCAGTCAAACACACGTCCTCCCCATACTCACAGGTTTTTATCGTTCTGACGCATTTACCTTTGTTATCTTCTTGATTGTCGCAAACATAACATTCCAGCGCAAACCCTGAAAAAAGAACAAGGTCCCGATAAGAAACTGAGGTTAGGTTCAAAATCGTCCACAATAATGCGATCCACGTTTACATACCTAAACCTAGAGATAACAGTATGATAAGAGGAGTTGATAATACGGAGAATTTTGTCATGTTTGATAGGAATTAGAACAAAATAGGATTATTTTGGTGATAACATAACCACACCCACAAATAATGACAAACATTGACAGGACAACAAACACACAGTGTGACCAACACGATGTAAAATTTGTGAAGTCAAATGAGAAGAATTGAGTGACGGGGTTGTTGGTTTTTGGGTCGAGAGTTTGTGGAGAACTCACAGCTTCGGAGTTTTGCGGAAGTTGTGATTTAGTTGCGCGGTTTCAGGTGCGGAAGATGAACTTGAAAAGTGGTTACGTTGGCGGCGATGGCTACTGTCAAAATCTGAGAAACGTAAACAGATGATTTGGgcacaaacgtcaaaatgtgcttttaatcaaaattaaaatttagtaAGTTATTGTTTGGGATGTGTGGGTGAAGTATAATTACATTTGCTGTTTCCATCGATGCGAAAGTGATGGAAGGTGTCTTGTGGAAATGGACGAACTATTGGAATGGTAGGTGCCCCAtaagtaaataacaaaaaaaaaatggattgaCTGTTGTAGGGTGGCAAACCCGGTGGTTTATCCTCGAGAACGGCGTCCTAACTTATTACAAATCCCAAGAGGAAGTGAACCAAGGGTGTAAGGGCTCGATGAAAGTCCAGGCGTGTGAAATTAATGGTAACATATTGCGCCCCATTTTGTGTCTAATTTTTAAGCTAGTGCATTCCAGTCAACCCAATTGACAGTACTCGCCTAGACCTCGTAATTCCCGGCGAACAACACATGTATCTCAGAGCTGCGACTTCGCAAGAGAGACAGCAATGGTTGGTGGCTCTGGGCAGTGCAAAAGCTTGTGTACATAAAAGAACTCGAAATGACCCCAGTGAGTtcaaagttaataacaactgtAGGTTCTAGTGCTTGTTGGAATTATGCCCTAGTTTGTGTTGCaaaccaatttaaaaattgtcctTCCAGGTGAGCCTAATCCTGATGCCTTAAAAACAAAGAAGTCGGAACTGAGGCTGTACTGTGATTTGCTGATGCAGCAAGTGCACGTTATCAAGAACGCAGCCAGCGGCGAAAAGGGGCCTGAAGTTGAAGTATCTGATTTGTCTGTACCGTGACTGGGATttgtaaacttttttttttagaaaatggaCGATGCTACAAGATTGTTGGGAGCAACTTGTGATACTTTCATAAAGACTTTAGAAGAGTGCATGAAACTGTCAAGTGCAAATATTATTTACGAGATGTCGCCCAATAACGACGTTATTTTGCCGCCATCGACCGTAAATCCATCCagcaaaaaagtaaaaaacctTCAGTAGAATTTCACACTAACGCAATCGTTCTTTTGTAGAAACACTTTGCGAGAAGCAATTCCGCCGATTCCAAAGTAAATCCGTTCTAAGTTGTTTTTCACTAGTTAACACAGTTGTACTAGCTACAGATAATCTATGTAGTTGTTCCAATATATTGCAGTTGTATTTTGTTGACTTGACTTGAAGTAGATCTCTATTCTATTTTTGTGTTCAGTTCCGTAACGTGACTAGAACTCAGATAGCCAAAGTATTTGTATATTTTCTTCCAAATGGTAAATAAATGTGATATTTTTAACATGTAACCAACTCGGACTATTGATTTTCCCGTTTGTGTTTACATCCACGAAACAATCAATAATTTCCTAACCAAATcactttttaaataccaaTCGTCGAGTGAAAATGTCGCTGTTCAAGTTGCGAACGTTCTGGAGTACCAGTTGCGAAGACGAAGAGTTTTTTGACCAGAACTCGTTGCTGGTCACGAAACTGAACAGCGCCTCAGATTTCGTAGTAACCGGTAGCCACAGCGGGATTTTGCGAATTTTTAAACAGTCCTGTGAAAAGAGCGACAGCAACAGCTTGACGGGATACAAACCGGCGGATCTATTGATCGAATCAATGTTGAAAGAACCGATTCTTCAAATTGGTTCAGGACGACTGGTCTCGTAAGTACGACAATCCCTTCTAATcaattattgaaatttgaatcCCACCAGGGGCTCCTCCAAATTACAGTTAGCAATTCTGCAACCTCGACTGTTGCAAGTTTACGCTCTAGTTACCAAAGAGGGGGCGACCGACCACGGCGAGTAATTTTCCTTTACATAACGCACCTAATTCTCTAGATTTATTCACCACAGGTGTGCAGAATATTCTGCAATTGCTGTACGAACACAAGCTGCGACGATCCGCGTATTGTTTTAACGCGGGTCCCTTCGGGGGCACCCAGAATCGGGATTTCGTCTGCGTCCAGTCTCTCGACGGGTTGTTGACGTTTTTCGAACAGGAGAGCTTCGCGTTTTGCTGTTTCTTGCCGGAATTTTTACTTCCTGGGCCGATGGTGTTTGTCAGGAGGTCGGACAGTTTCGTAACGGCCAACTCTGATTGGCATATCGCTAGTTTTAAGTGAGTGTCGGCGGAGATTTTTGCTTCGTCATCTTGGAACTCTCACATTTAAAAGGGGTACAATGGAGAGATACAGTCGTGACAAGTAGAGATAACGGCCGGAAAAGTGTGGAGAAACTAAATCCCATATCACGAACAGATCAATTTTTGATTCATAATTCAGAGTCGCAAACTGTGCTcattaaacaatttaaaatactcGTCAGTGGTTTCCTTTTTTAAGTAACAACATTACGATCAGGAAGTCTTCACTGAatcattttttctaaatacctAAACGATTTATACGTAATATTTTTATCCAATTCCATAGATATGGGACGCACTTAACAACACCTTCAAAACAATAATCTGAATCTCACCTGAATTCTTTTTTATTCTAGATGATTATAAAAGATCGTGATAATTTGGCAGATTAGtaatacttttgaaatatcACAATCACATTCCACATTgacaaagttgacgtttaaaTCAAGACACTGACGTGCACAaaagtcattttgacatttattgttaatgttttcaataatttatttgaatagaAAAGTTTAATGTTGGATATCATTTCGACCACATTCTTTAAttacttttatatttattaatacagatatttttaattttcaattatgtaatttaatGAATTGACGTTTTTCACGCCCCCTTTGTAAATGCGGACGCCTATGTCTTCTGTCAATCACGGAATTGTCATTAGAATGACCAAAATAAGCACTGAATATAtgaaaaaatgtcacaacCTTTTATAGTAACTTCTTTTTATGTcacaaacattttctttttaaagatTGAACATTTGTCTCAGTTTTTCttatcattttatttgttgtttctCAAGCACTTCGCAGCAAACTTCATCATTGTTTAAGCCTATGATATCACAAACATTTGCGTAATCTCTCAAGCTTATCCAAAtttcaaagtattttaatttcatttaagtACATTTTTTAGATAAACCTTTCCTCCTAAGCATTTTATTTCCAGTAAATCTGTTGGTTGGTAAAAAATCATCTAAAAGGGATCATTGGGAATCACTGGCGTAGATGACAGCAAACATTTGTatcattttctctttttttttcttatcttcacttcttcaaataaatctcGTCGATTTGTACATTCCAAGGTGACGAAGCCAAGATTTGTCGAATAATATTTTCCACTAATAACAATTTCGAAGATATAAACTGTTGTCTGAAGCTGGCCAAAACTCAGTAGAAGACGATAACGTTGGAAAAAAAGTTAACAGTGACTGGCGATTTAATCTGGGTGAATCTGTCATAGATCTCGACGTTGTCGATGACCCCAGCTGCAAGGAAAACTTCATCATAGTTCTAGGCgaaagaaacattttctgTCTGAGCGACATTGGCAAACTGAAGTACATGAAAAGACTGGAGTTTTCGCCGATATGCTTCACCAACTACTCCCTAAGTAGTAGTTGTGCTCGAGCTTCGCGCAAGCCTCTGATTCTTCTGTTTCAGACGACCAAATCATGTCCCTAGTCGTGTCCGAAACAAACAACTTGCTGATTTACCAAAACACTTCGTTGAAGTGGTCAGCCCAACTGCAAACCCTCCCCATTAGCTTGAAACGCGCCTTCACCGGAACAATTAACGGCGTCTTGGTGTCCCTCTCGGCTGAAGGAAGACTCGAGTGCTCGTACTTGGGCACCGAGCCGAGTCTTTTTGTGGCACCACCACTCACCGTCCAAGACCTCGACTTCGACAAAGCTGGCGTCGAACTAGCCTCCCTCTacaagataataaaaaattcgtaTTCAAACGGTAGACAATTCCCATTCCGCACAAAACGCGTGCTCATTCTCCGCTTATTGCAGACATAAAAGTAACCAACGCTTCGGCTGAACGCGAGCTCGCCCTAAATGTTTCAGTGTCGGACACCCCCACGTCCGCCGCCGCCGTAAAAACCGCCATAAACAATCAAATGTGCTCGATTTCAATCGACATCCTCCCCCAAGCGCAATTCGAAGAGGTCCAAATAGCGGTGCTGGCTCAACACCCTCTCAAAATCGAGCCTCCTCTCGAATTTTTCCACAACTTGTCGGACAAAGCCTCGATGACTTGCAGCGCTTTCGTGGAGGGCGTCGGCGAAGTTGCCAGTTTAAACGTGCAAGTTGTGGCGTCGTTCGTCTCCAGTTTGGGGGTGCCGAGAAGTGTGACGAGGTCCGCAGTGCTGCCCTTGAGTCTAGTGGCGGCGCCGTGCCCACCCCTCAAAGACGGCAACTGTAGGGTAACTTTGAACATCAATCAAAGTCCTGCGGCTCTGTCGGTTCTTTTCCCCGGTAAGGCTCGGTTTTGTGTTTCGCGACCTTCACCGAGCACTTGCAGAGTACATCTTGAGCGGGACGAGTAGCGCCGTGGCTTTCAAGAGCTTCGAAGGAAAAGTTGTGACAGTGTTGTTGGCGAAATCGTCGGAAAGGTACCGACTCCAATCCGACTCGTTCGCATCGCTAAATCTTTTCATAGAGCAGATGGTTTATCGGCTCCAAAAGCACTACGCCAAT encodes:
- the cold gene encoding UPAR/Ly6 domain-containing protein cold: MTKFSVLSTPLIILLSLGLGFALECYVCDNQEDNKGKCVRTIKTCEYGEDVCLTEIRWGSTPYWQQGALKQYYVSKKCSTKDKCANYRKSNMPLCTHIWYQDWKCSECCKGDRCNYYIISGASRNGIFTTTLLSTIVFNIVYKFI
- the LOC138126128 gene encoding pleckstrin homology domain-containing family A member 3-like isoform X2; the protein is MEGVLWKWTNYWNGWQTRWFILENGVLTYYKSQEEVNQGCKGSMKVQACEINVNPIDSTRLDLVIPGEQHMYLRAATSQERQQWLVALGSAKACVHKRTRNDPSEPNPDALKTKKSELRLYCDLLMQQVHVIKNAASGEKGPEVEKMDDATRLLGATCDTFIKTLEECMKLSSANIIYEMSPNNDVILPPSTVNPSSKKKHFARSNSADSKVNPF
- the LOC138126128 gene encoding pleckstrin homology domain-containing family A member 3-like isoform X1; this encodes MEGVLWKWTNYWNGWQTRWFILENGVLTYYKSQEEVNQGCKGSMKVQACEINVNPIDSTRLDLVIPGEQHMYLRAATSQERQQWLVALGSAKACVHKRTRNDPSEFKVNNNCEPNPDALKTKKSELRLYCDLLMQQVHVIKNAASGEKGPEVEKMDDATRLLGATCDTFIKTLEECMKLSSANIIYEMSPNNDVILPPSTVNPSSKKKHFARSNSADSKVNPF
- the BBS9 gene encoding protein PTHB1 — its product is MSLFKLRTFWSTSCEDEEFFDQNSLLVTKLNSASDFVVTGSHSGILRIFKQSCEKSDSNSLTGYKPADLLIESMLKEPILQIGSGRLVSGSSKLQLAILQPRLLQVYALVTKEGATDHGVQNILQLLYEHKLRRSAYCFNAGPFGGTQNRDFVCVQSLDGLLTFFEQESFAFCCFLPEFLLPGPMVFVRRSDSFVTANSDWHIASFKYKLLSEAGQNSVEDDNVGKKVNSDWRFNLGESVIDLDVVDDPSCKENFIIVLGERNIFCLSDIGKLKYMKRLEFSPICFTNYSLNDQIMSLVVSETNNLLIYQNTSLKWSAQLQTLPISLKRAFTGTINGVLVSLSAEGRLECSYLGTEPSLFVAPPLTVQDLDFDKAGVELASLYKIIKNSYSNDIKVTNASAERELALNVSVSDTPTSAAAVKTAINNQMCSISIDILPQAQFEEVQIAVLAQHPLKIEPPLEFFHNLSDKASMTCSAFVEGVGEVASLNVQVVASFVSSLGVPRSVTRSAVLPLSLVAAPCPPLKDGNCRVTLNINQSPAALSVLFPEYILSGTSSAVAFKSFEGKVVTVLLAKSSERYRLQSDSFASLNLFIEQMVYRLQKHYANKSDFAITFSSPLPLIEPLQYVNRHFQSRQKVVLLQDQLTQLSSQFRLIQKRLISKFKVKNPTPLSNLELLLDDTFAEISNLTKQIAEEKDNLVRSQTELSCALHVLVNLIKLTDGNNNVAGLIESTFSPLVYDLDGQNWEDVVDASLCYLLRTILAKSEKDKLRAAHTSFDEVKDVSKLEKHFTQVLERVPKGALLETHFPLDEGEKPEDGVDDGDGETMPVGSQIGESSSRLLSARQGLLRKRHKNE